In Aegilops tauschii subsp. strangulata cultivar AL8/78 chromosome 3, Aet v6.0, whole genome shotgun sequence, one genomic interval encodes:
- the LOC109774516 gene encoding uncharacterized protein — MLSRARSTSGYRHVRASPSGVYYAEIRSGDTRLGLGTFETAHDAARAYEAASWCLRRPRAQMNFSDARTRQQAQDLTPSPRLITAEDRCIHRRLGRRLLIAEADEHAMTAWRKRFPEDVAAKNEFWAQRAVDRADRRERKALAVAQCELGSASTFYDNYPRWEDAFLSLD; from the coding sequence ATGCTGTCGCGCGCCCGGAGCACCTCCGGCTACCGCCACGTCCGCGCCAGCCCCTCCGGGGTGTATTACGCGGAGATCCGCTCCGGTGATACACGCCTCGGTCTCGGGACGTTCGAGACCGCCCACGACGCCGCCCGCGCGTATGAAGCGGCGTCGTGGTGCCTCAGGAGGCCACGGGCGCAGATGAATTTCTCAGACGCGCGGACGCGCCAGCAGGCGCAGGACCTCACGCCTTCGCCGCGACTAATCACCGCGGAGGACCGCTGCATCCATCGTAGACTGGGGCGCCGCCTCCTCATCGCCGAGGCGGATGAGCACGCCATGACAGCGTGGCGCAAGCGCTTCCCAGAGGATGTCGCCGCCAAGAACGAGTTCTGGGCGCAGCGAGCCGTGGATCGGGCGGACAGGCGTGAGCGGAAGGCACTGGCGGTAGCGCAGTGTGAACTGGGATCTGCGTCGACCTTTTACGACAATTATCCTCGGTGGGAAGACGCGTTTCTGTCGTtggattga
- the LOC109774526 gene encoding 1-aminocyclopropane-1-carboxylate synthase 5: protein MGGMLLPAASSPPLSRVATSSAHGEDSPYFAGWRAYDDDPYDAVTNPGGVIQMGLAENQVSFDLLEGFLREHPEAAGWGGARPGSGVASFRDNALFQDYHGLKTFRKAMASFMEKIRGGKVRFDPDRIVLTAGATAANELLTFILANPGDALLIPTPYYPGFDRDLRWRTGVNIVPVHCHSSNGFQVTVAALEAAYEEAAAAGMSVRGVLLTNPSNPLGTTVERSVLEDVLDFVVRKNIHLISDEIYSGSVFAAPDLVSVAELVESRGDDVAGRVHIVYSLSKDLGLPGFRVGVVYSYNDAVVTAARRMSSFTLVSSQTQKTLAAMLSDAAFAQEYIRTNRERLRVRHDHMVAGLARSGVPCLPSNAGLFVWMDMRRLLGDGGEATVANELRLWDLMLHEVKLNISPGSSCHCSEPGWFRVCFANMSLDTLDVALARMSRFMDRWNKATTLQEHH, encoded by the exons ATGGGCGGCATGCTGTTGCCTGCTGCTTCCTCGCCTCCCCTGTCGCGGGTGGCGACCTCCAGCGCCCACGGCGAGGACTCCCCCTACTTCGCCGGGTGGAGAGCCTACGACGACGACCCCTACGACGCCGTCACCAACCCCGGCGGCGTCATCCAGATGGGCCTCGCGGAGAACCAGGTCTCCTTCGACCTCCTGGAGGGGTTCCTGAGGGAGCACCCGGAGGCGGCCGGGTGGGGCGGCGCCCGCCCCGGCTCCGGCGTCGCCAGCTTCCGGGACAACGCCCTCTTCCAGGACTACCACGGCCTCAAAACCTTCCGGAAG GCGATGGCGAGTTTCATGGAGAAGATAAGGGGCGGCAAAGTGAGGTTTGACCCTGACCGCATCGTGCTCACGGCCGGCGCGACGGCGGCCAACGAGCTGCTCACGTTCATCCTCGCCAACCCGGGAGACGCGCTGCTGATCCCTACGCCTTACTACCCGGG GTTTGATCGGGACTTGCGGTGGAGGACGGGGGTGAACATCGTGCCCGTGCACTGCCACAGCTCCAACGGGTTCCAGGTCACGGTGGCCGCGCTCGAGgcggcgtacgaggaggccgcggcggcggggatgagcgtccgcggcgtccttctcACGAACCCGTCCAACCCGCTCGGCACCACGGTGGAGCGGTCGGTGCTGGAGGACGTGCTCGACTTCGTCGTGCGCAAGAACATCCACCTCATCTCCGACGAGATATACTCCGGCTCGGTGTTCGCCGCGCCGGACCTCGTCAGCGTGGCGGAGCTCGTCGAGTCGCGCGGCGACGACGTCGCCGGGCGCGTGCACATCGTGTACAGCCTGTCCAAGGACCTGGGGCTCCCGGGGTTCCGCGTCGGCGTGGTGTACTCGTACAACGACGCGGTGGTCACGGCGGCGCGGCGCATGTCCAGCTTCACGCTCGTGTCGTCGCAGACGCAGAAGACGCTCGCCGCCATGCTCTCCGACGCCGCGTTCGCCCAGGAGTACATCCGCACCAACCGCGAGCGCCTCAGGGTGCGCCACGACCACATGGTGGCCGGGCTGGCCCGCTCCGGCGTGCCGTGCCTGCCCAGCAATGCCGGGCTGTTCGTGTGGATGGACATGCGGCGGCTgctcggcgacggcggcgaggccaCGGTCGCCAACGAGCTGAGGCTGTGGGACCTGATGCTGCACGAGGTGAAGCTCAACATCTCGCCGGGGTCGTCGTGCCATTGCTCGGAGCCCGGGTGGTTCAGGGTGTGCTTCGCCAACATGAGCCTGGACACGCTGGACGTTGCACTGGCGAGGATGAGCCGCTTCATGGACAGGTGGAACAAGGCGACAACGCTGCAAGAACATCACTAG